The genomic interval CTTTGCGtgcgatttcagaccaaatattcaaagtaccatggtaaacagtatagtgagcgtgtcacaagttgtcactgaatgaatgtgcaaatataaaactttACATCAATCATGCCAAGTTGTCTTTAATGTAACCTTTATCTATCTGACCATAATATTTTGTTTCCAGAGATATCAACCCTCATATTCCTCAGTACATCTCATCTGTCCCTTGGTACATCGACCCTTCAAAGAGACCCACCCTCAAGCATCAGAGACCCCAAGAGGAGAATCAGAGTAAATTTGCACCCATTGGAGACTGGTACAAGAGAGGTGTACAAGAAGTAAGCCCTTCTCCTACCCATATATTTATAAGTTTTAAAAGAAATTTAGTGTGTAAAACCCTTTTTCTTTGCCCTTCTTTCATTTAGAAATCGGTGAGCACAAAATTCAGAAAAGGAGCATGCGAAAACTGTGGCGCGTTGACACATAAGAAGAAAGATTGTTTGGAGGTAAGTGGTTTATACAATAATGTTATGATTTTTACTTTGTATGGATAGGTTAAATAGTAGATCATTACTACCAAATAATGTTTGGTTTTAGGTCATTAAATtgatttttaaacttaaaaaggAACCTAtgcatacacttatttaacaagtATGCAGTACAATTCATCAAAAGAGACactaaagacattgttcagtttcaaataaaaatagtttatcaGAGAATCGTGAACAAATGAGTCACGGCCTCTAAtaaatattaagcagcaaaaGAGATTTCCACACTGAATATAATACTTTCtggtagaggtgtgaacctacccTGGTCTCAgagttcagttacgattatcatgccatcgatttgggtTAATTTGATATCTCGGTTCATCTCAGGGCATTGACAATGTttttcatacacaattttatattttacttcacagcacaggtattgttgtattaaaatgtataatttataagcacattttctgtttatttataatacaattttgtcctttaatataaGCAGTCAGATATTtgaactaggggtgtcaaaattaattgttttttttttctctgtgcaccgtgatgcagactcAGTAACcgaaaatataaaattgtttatggaaagcatcgccAATACACCGAGTTactgaattgaaccgaatcgatggcataatAATCGTACCCGAACCTTGAGACCAGTGTAAGGTTACAGCTCTAacaactgtacctttaattttacctgcttaaggaaaaaagaaatgaattgttcacatttttttaaagcagttgAAGCATTTTAACTACTTGAggtcgcctccctcgccatagtaggcTACTGCATTATAGCGCATGAGATAAAAGACGTAATACATAATAACCGGtaggatctattactgaaccgataccgaattgtccgtgtCTCTATTGCACCgaataaacaattcattttgacacccctactttaTGGGGTTGCAAATCAGCATATTTAAATGGTTTCTGAAAGGGACCATGTGACACTCAATTCAAACATGgcatcacatgaataaattataattaaaaaaattatttagttgaAATTGTATATTATTGAAATTGAGAGAAATTTCTATACAATAAtttcacattaaaattaaattatgcgCAAAAATGTTTTTCACAGAGACCCCGAAAGGTTGGAGCAAAGTTTTCTGGCACAGGCATTGCACCGGATGAGCACCAGCAGGTTCAGCTCTCAATGGATTATGATGGAAAGCGAGATCGCTGGAATGGTTATGATCCTGATGAGCACATGCGCATTGTAGAGGAATATTCTAAAGTGGATCTGGTGAGTCAAACATACTGTTGGGTATGTTTGTTGGATATATAATAGatctttcttttatgccaaaaatcataaaATGATTGAGTAAAAATCATGTACATTGAAGACATTTTATAAATTCTCTTCTATAAATTTATCATTCAGTTTTTGATTGGTAATGTGCATTACTAAACGCTTCATACAGGCATCTTTAAAGaggatttttctcagtatttcttgTTTATCCTTTTAAACCTTCAGATTACAAAATTTCAAATAGATTAATCAGCCAAATTTTGTCCCATCCTAATAATGTATAGATGGTATTTAGTCAGCTTTTATGCAGTGTATCAATTTCAATATAAATCAAaatgactggttttgtgctcTAAGGTCACATTTATtgatttggcagatgcttttgagcgacttacaaatgagaataAAAGAAGCCTGTTTAATTATTATCTAATTTTATTCCCACAGGCAAAGCGTACTCTCAAAGCTCAGAAACTCCAAGAGGAGTTAGCATCTGGTAAACTAATGGATCAAGCTGTAAgtgtatacaacatactttattttctaggtttttttttccacattcatTTTTTAAGCATGTGATATTTGTCACGTAAATATGTGTGCTATAAAGTTGAATATGATTACATTTATTATCTGTGTTTATAATTCTATATGTTTCAATCTTGCAGAACTCACGGAAGCATGAGGAAGCAGTACAGGTATATATCATgatgattataaaataaaacttcaaaTGTTAAGAGCCACTAACTTGAATAAACATTTTCCTTTTCCCTGAACAGGACCACAGCAgtgaagatgaagatgaggacAAATATGTTGATGACTTTGACATGCCTGGACAAAACTTTGACTCCAAGAGAAGAATCACAGTTAGAAACCTGAGAATCCGAGAGGACATCGCTAAAGtaattataacaaatacaattctGCAGACCACTGCATGTTAAGGATGTGTTGTTACTCATTTTACTATTAATAAGTGTCCATTTTGATGagctaaaataaattgaataatgttttGATGAGTAGCATAAATATGATTACTTTAGTATCATCAGCATGGGTTGTTGCAGTAACATGCTTTTGCTGTTCTTATTGTACAGTACCTCAGAAATCTGGATCCAAACTCCGCCTACTATGATCCTAAGACTCGAGCCATGAGGGAGAACCCATACTCCAACACTGGAAAGAATCCAGAAGAGTAAGTGCATTTCTCTATTCTTCTGCATGCAGTCAAGGGACACAaatcttctaaacacaaattttgtcactgttgtggagcacactagcttatagatattctCAAAACTAACAGACGGAaactaatataatttaaaaaatgtaaaaaaagaattttAATGGACCCTTTAATGGGGAATATAGTATAATTCCATGttcaatgaagccaacagaacaatatcgtctgcgaataacagagataaGATCCTGTGgtccttcagcatgcactggggcgatTTGCTACTGAGTGTGATGCAGCTGGGATGAgtatcagcacctccaagtccgaggccatggtgctccaccggaagaTGGTGGTTGGCCAACTCCAGgctggaggagttcaagtatcttggggttttgtttacAGAAGTATGGAACGTAAGATTGACaagcggattggtgcagcggcagcagtgaTGCGGTCAATGTACgactgttgtggtaaagaaggagctgagccgaaaggcaaagcttttgatttaccggtcaatctatgttcctactctcacctatggtcatgagctttgggtcatgaccaaaaggacaagatctcggatacaagcggctgaaataagtttccttcgcagggtggcagggtgcccCCTTATGGATAGGTTGAGGAGTTCTGTCACCTgagaggagcttggagtagagccgctgctcctccacatcaacaGAAGTCAGCTGaagtggctcgggcatctgtttcagatgcttcctggacgcctacctagggaggtgttccaggcatgtcccatcgggaggagacctcggggaagacccaggacacgctgaagggactatgtctctttgctggcctgggaacgccttgtGATCCCTCCGGAGGAGCTGAGAAagtgtctggggttctctcctaagacagcTGCCTCCGTGACCCGGTCTCGGAAAAGTGGTTGaaaaacgaacgaacgaataaatgaatgaatagtataaTTCGGATTGCATTCGtacaacacacattcagtgtgtacagttgaaggcaaaattatcattattataagcttgtgaaattaaaaataaattgtcaaaCATTTCTCaggttatgtttaacagaactaTGACATTGTTCAtggtatttcctattatatttttctccTTGCGAAAGTTTAGTTTGGCTGTagtcaaaaattattttcaatttaaatacTGCTACGATTAATATAATTAGCCACCTTTTGATCGACtggcaacagaacaaaccactgttgtcgaTTGACTTACATTATTACAACCTAATTAAGCCTATAAATGCaccaagctgaatactagtaactagtaaaatattgtattgtcatcatggcaaagacaaaataaattagttacaattttatttaagatgttacaaatttgttattaaaatgttaatgttttgaaatattttttttctctccattaaacatcactgaggaaatatttgaaaaaagaatacAAACTGgacggctaataatattgattatagAACATAATCAGGtgttattattaaagtatattagtattattatagaaCACAAATACTTATTCAAAACACATACCTGCTCGAGTGAACatgttatgctgcgttcacaccagacacgaaaGAAAcgtcaagcgcaagtgatttacatagTAAGTCAATGCAATGACGTGAATTACGCGATTCAGCAAACGAGTTTTGCGCACTTAATGCAGGTATCGCACACattgctcgagttggaaaatctgaacttccaTGGACATTTGCGCTGCGTTAACCAAttaggagctttctcttgtaagcgagtgattatgacgtagcatctgttgttggtgtcccaggggaaatcctcctgccgacaccggacaaccgatgatcaaactgggctcagctcagtcggaagcaccgctgaaagcttccatcatccaggtacagtttctggaggagtttatgagctcacagagctgggtgcacctcagaatggatCTGGTGTACTCCGgcacggctccaaacgaatcgacATTGTTTTTTtagtcttcctaaagcacataaacacagctattctctcaataaaatccatgttagccatttagcaatgaagctagagtcaccgggcagacagaagccctgcccatgatgcaaatccgagtctgttgtgaagtgaatttgacgcacgaatgaagcaaGTGAATTCAAAATGTTCATGCACGAATAGCACGATTTATCTGCGCGtactgcgtctggtgtgaacacagctttAGGATCCAGCCCATAATAGggcatttttaatgtttgattgttttaaatgCCTGTTTCTGTAGTTGTGTCCTCAATCTAATGTGTTTACCTTGACAGGGTGGGCTACGCTGGAGACAACTTTGTGCGCTATTCTGGAGACACTATTTCCATGGCCCAGACTCAGCGTGAGTTATCTTGATTTGTCAACTCATACATAAACTCCTGTGTACCTCATCGTGGTTGAACTTTTAATCGACTTTAATGCTTTGCCTAAAGCTTTTGGATTGACGTTGACTAGTCGCATTTCGCAGATCACATGTTTtttgacctgaactacatggCAGCTTTCCACACTAAGGTGGTTCATTGAATGAAACTGCCCTCAAATTATTTAAAGTAGTTTTATCAAACGTTATTTATGTCAGCGTCAAAGATTCACGTGAACTTTAAATCGTCAAATAGATGCCAGTTAGATAGCTCCATGCAAATACcctagggcaggggtgtccaaactcggtcctggagggccggtgtcctgcagatttttagctccaacttgcctcaacacacctgcacggatgtttctagaaagcctagtaagtgcttgattagctagcccaggtgtgtctgattggggttgcaactaaactttgcaggacaccggccctccaggaccgagcttggacatgcctgccctAGGGAATATGCTAGCCAATCATGTTTACGCAATCCTGGAAAAGTAATGTTATTGGCTGTTGCCCTTTGTGAAGCGTAGACACAGACTTGCTTTGTGAATGAAGCGTGCAGAAACCGTGAAGTGCGCAGGTGTGACGAACTTCACAGCGTGTGTAAACACCATCCCCAGTGAACGCTGTAAAGATGTGCAGCGAGGAGACATCTGATAACCAAGATGAGCCAGTAACTGAAAAACGCCCAACTTGAGcaggattttgagcagctttctagCACGCACTATCATAGCGGTAAAATACGTCTGAGTAAGTCTCTGACAGTGTAATAAGGCTTAACGTTATGGCCTTTGTGTTTCATGCGTTATATTATGAATAGCTCACATGAATCTGTGTGCTGAGGGCGTATGCATTACTTCTGTAATAAAGATCTGTTATTGTTACCTTCTTACTAGAACATATAGTGATCAATGTGTTGACagcatttatttagcagtaaaattagccagagtgctaatgttgcattattaacgAAATGAAAGTGTTGAGAATGCATTTGTTTGCACTAAAATTAGTCAGTGGTAATGTTGCTTTAGGggctgtcaaacagcatgtgtatatatttcctgcaaataaatcGCAAGCTGTGGGATGTTGCAAACcatttgcatcttgtgttttattgatgacgcCACCATCATTTTACGTTGATAACATAAAAGTCCTCTTCCAAAAATCTAAAGTCATTCAACCCCTAGTACCTGATGATGGTCTGACCTTGTTTTGTGTGTCTCCTCTGCAGTCTTTGCTTGGGAAGCCTATGAGAAAGGATCTGAAGTTCACCTCCAGGCAGATCCAACAAAGCTGGAGCTTCTCCATCAGTCCTACAAAGTCAAGAAGGACGATTTCAAAGAGAAGCAGAAAGAGACTATTTTGGAAAAGGTATAGTTTGAATTCCTCTTAATTAGAGTAGTCTAATAGCTGAAATGGAGGTGTTGATAGTGTGTTGTTGGTCTTCTCTGCAGTACGGCGGGTCTGAACACTTGGACGCTCCTCCGCGAGAGCTGCTGCTGGCTCAGACAGAGGAGTATGTGGAGTACTCTCGACACGGGGCCGTCTTAAAAGGACAGGAGAAGGCTGTGGCTCAGTCTAAATACGAGGAAGATGTGCTCATTAATAACCACACGGTATGCCATGAGGAAGAAGAGCTGTGATGAACAATCATTAGAGAGGTCACATCAAAATTCattgattctgagcttagtttttacaCCAGATGGCACtctgggcttttttttttaatcaatagatgcactctaggctagttttttttatcAGCACGTGGCGCTCTATGCTattttttaacaccagatggtgctctaggctagttttgaacagcaaatgatgtactctaggctagtttctaacaatCAAATGctgcgctgtaggctagtttttaacaatcaAATGCTGACAAGGAAGATCACTTGTGTGTAATAACTGATGATGTTAAAAGAAGTAAAGTTGGATTTTGTTTTatgaatgttgtttttttctgtgtttttagtGTATCTGGGGATCATATTGGAAAGATGGCTACTGGGGTTATAAATGCTGTCACTCGATGGTGAAGCAAAGTTACTGTACAGGAGAAGCTGGCAAGAAAGTAGTGGTGAgtatcaaatgttttaaaatatgatttagcAATACAGAAAGTTAacctttttcttaattttttttatttatgtaatgtcATATTAATGTAATTCTTAACAACTGCCTACTTTTTATGAcccactctttttatttattatatatatatatatatatatatatatatatatatatatatatatatatatataatttatgtgtgtgtatatatgtataaatttatgtatgtatatatatatatatatatatgtatgtgtatatatatatatatatatgtatgtatgtatgtgtgtgtatgtatgtataaatttatgtatgtatacatatatatatatatacacatacatatatatatatatatatatatatatataaatatatgtatatgtgtgtgtgtatatatgtatatatatatatatatatatatatatatatatatatatatatatatatatatatatatatatatatgtatatgtgtgtgtgtgtgtatatatgtatatatatatatgtgtgtgtgtgtgtatatatgtatatatatatatatgtgtgtgtgtgtgtatatatgtatatatatatatatgtgtgtgtgtgtgtatatatgtatatatatatatgtgtgtgtatatgtatatatatatatatatgtatgtatgtttgtgtgtgtgtgtgtgtgtgtgtgtgtgtgtatatatatatatatatatatatatatatatatatacacgtttatGTAtgcaagtatgtatgtatgtatatatgtatatgcatttatgtatatatgtgtgtgagatCAAACTAATTTACTTGTATTCATAATGATTACAAAGTTATAGTTGACAAGTGGGTTAATCAAATTGACAAGGATAATAGCAAAATACATagaaattaaataacaataaattagtattttggtGCTACAATGTGATCTTTGGATAATCtattaatatgtcatcaaataaattttttttaaatatgcctgacaagatttGCTTGCTACATTTACTATCATTACgctgaatgacattttagggAGTCTCTTTTGTGAATAATGGTAATATATAATTAGCATTATTTACAAAAGTGTAAATAATGGTAATGCATTATAGTCATTACTTTTGTTTGCTCAAAATATACAATAAACAGCACATTCAAATGtactgcttaaaaaaaaaatgaagctgtAATAAAGCTTtaccattttatatttaaataaaattctaatcagaatcagaaagagctttattgccaggttcacacatacgaggaatttgttttcgtgactgagcttctacagtgcaacagaattacagggACAGGACAAAAACcagataatgaatatatatatattttttaattgaagtaagataaatatatatatataaaaaaataagtaatttctattgtattattattgttcagttttttttttttttaccaaaatccatattctgctttttgttttattttcagagcAATTCTTGTACTCCGTTTGAAGAGGATGTAGAGGAGGCACAAACAAGCGAAGAGCCAAAGACTCTTTTACAGGTACATTAACATCATTCCCATATTTCCTGCAATCACTCCACAGTGCCTGAAGATGATTGTgttaaactaaaacattttcaCAGATGCACCAAGAAAAATTGAAAgacaagaaaaagaagaaaaagagcaAGAAGCACAGAGATTCAGACAGCAGTGACGAGGAGGACGAAGCCAAAAAGAAAGAGAAGCTGAAGAAGGTTGGGAAGCTGTTCATGTTTACTGCCACACACATCATCATATCCTTGATCGGGGTTCAAACAGATGCTGGAAATCCTTGAAAATGCTTTAATATTAAtctagtgttttca from Danio aesculapii chromosome 14, fDanAes4.1, whole genome shotgun sequence carries:
- the slu7 gene encoding pre-mRNA-splicing factor SLU7; amino-acid sequence: MAAEAGKAAEGMVDLEEPKKMTREDWRKKKELEEQRKLGNAPAEVDEEGKDINPHIPQYISSVPWYIDPSKRPTLKHQRPQEENQSKFAPIGDWYKRGVQEKSVSTKFRKGACENCGALTHKKKDCLERPRKVGAKFSGTGIAPDEHQQVQLSMDYDGKRDRWNGYDPDEHMRIVEEYSKVDLAKRTLKAQKLQEELASGKLMDQANSRKHEEAVQDHSSEDEDEDKYVDDFDMPGQNFDSKRRITVRNLRIREDIAKYLRNLDPNSAYYDPKTRAMRENPYSNTGKNPEEVGYAGDNFVRYSGDTISMAQTQLFAWEAYEKGSEVHLQADPTKLELLHQSYKVKKDDFKEKQKETILEKYGGSEHLDAPPRELLLAQTEEYVEYSRHGAVLKGQEKAVAQSKYEEDVLINNHTCIWGSYWKDGYWGYKCCHSMVKQSYCTGEAGKKVVSNSCTPFEEDVEEAQTSEEPKTLLQMHQEKLKDKKKKKKSKKHRDSDSSDEEDEAKKKEKLKKALSAEEQRLKQVAELMQVDERKRPYNSLMEVREPTEEEMEAFRMKRCRPDDPMASFLGQ